A region from the Papaver somniferum cultivar HN1 unplaced genomic scaffold, ASM357369v1 unplaced-scaffold_22, whole genome shotgun sequence genome encodes:
- the LOC113340570 gene encoding epsin-like, giving the protein MAKSICFLVMIMMIGSMVVDTRHLLANTGGLGDTTGALLGNTNPGGLFGDKNTGGTNLLGDSNTGGVNVLGGSNTKGVNVLGNVQVA; this is encoded by the exons ATGGCGAAGAGTATTTGTTttcttgttatgataatgatgataGGATCGATGGTTGTAGACACT AGGCATTTGTTAGCTAACACTGGTGGCCTTGGGGATACCACTGGTGCCTTGCTCGGAAATACCAACCCAGGTGGCTTATTTGGGGACAAGAACACTGGAGGCACGAATTTGCTCGGAGACAGCAACACAGGCGGCGTAAACGTACTTGGAGGCAGCAATACAAAGGGGGTGAATGTGCTGGGGAATGTGCAGGTGGCCTAG
- the LOC113340511 gene encoding epsin-like — protein MAKSIYSTVLLLVTIMMIDSVVVDARHLLANTGGLLGGASPGGLFGDKNTGGTNLLGDSNTGGTNLLGGSNTGGTNLLGGSNTGGTNLLGNSNTGGTNVLGNGNTGGVNVLGNSNTGGVNLLGNGNTGGINLPHV, from the exons ATGGCAAAGAGTATTTACTCTacagttcttcttcttgttaCGATAATGATGATAGATTCAGTGGTTGTCGACGCA AGGCATCTGTTAGCTAACACTGGTGGCTTGCTCGGGGGTGCCAGCCCAGGTGGCTTATTCGGGGATAAGAACACTGGTGGCACAAATTTGCTCGGAGACAGCAACACAGGAGGTACAAATTTGCTTGGGGGTAGCAACACAGGTGGCACAAATCTGCTAGGAGGAAGCAACACTGGTGGCACAAATCTTCTCGGAAATAGCAACACAGGTGGTACAAATGTGCTCGGAAATGGCAACACAGGCGGCGTAAATGTGTTGGGGAACAGCAACACAGGTGGTGTCAATCTGCTCGGAAACGGAAACACAGGTGGCATAAACCTGCCCCATGTCTAA
- the LOC113340526 gene encoding uncharacterized protein LOC113340526, protein MIVERVEEMLEYGLYECSWWSHCILMDRHFLCVVIRDTDACPYQVTTKSTVDELNVHVCSYWNSILPDSIQFVFDYEGRSNVVDSDVNLCSFLSLCIVNQFSFLELRLFERVPLRAPDFVREPTTSEFSLAPDPKRAKLEKLECDWMFHAAPKTSNVKGHLFLKAYNGEHKCCVGYSDGTKADPVTRELIKSLIFEKIEQNPNKKARDIVRELKSDYGLEVSYDQAHAGKELCFKELYGEDIKSYTDLRWWCEAVKKHDLGSRVDLVVEGGEFKSLFLAFDACISGLEYFRRGCLMASTGKNANNGIFPLAYGIVSSETVENWHWFLKKLESILGPRVLTFISDRHEGLIQGIRDVFPTFYHAWCYQHLKNNVRSKTNKKKGEHCAAMESFNSWIKEAKGMPIATLVNWIRLKIIEQMSTMKRKGATYKGFICTRLEKKVLASIRAGVQWRITKSGDMEWEVVDGKHTHAVNIAKFQCSCRVWFTEQFPCDHAIACMHSNNINVYEYINPYFNIASFRASYDRPIKTIPDYDKPIDVAAGDLVNPPTVAGKKHGRPKKKRIPNTGSASFKRPITCGNCHTQAHHNKTTCPHPPAKKQR, encoded by the exons ATGATTGTTGAGAGAGTGGAAGAGATGTTGGAGTATGGGTTGTATGAATGCAGTTGGTGGTCACATTGTATTCTT ATGGATCGTCATTTTCTCTGTGTGGTTATCCGGGATACCGATGCGTGTCCATACCAAGTTACTACGAAGTCAACTGTTGATGAGTTGAATGTGCATGTCTGTTCTTATTGGAATAGCATTTTACCAGACTCAATTCAGTTTGTATTTGACTATGAGGGGAGAAGCAATGTTGTTGACAGTGATGTGAATCTCTGTTCTTTCTTGTCATTGTGTATTGTTAACCAGTTTTCTTTCTTGGAGCTTCGTTTATTTGAACGTGTTCCTCTTCGTGCTCCTGATTTTGTTCGTGAACCTACTACGAGCGAGTTTagtttagcaccagaccctaaAAGAGCTaagttg GAGAAATTGGAATGCGACTGGATGTTCCATGCAGCTCCCAAGACTTCCAATGTGAAGGGTCACTTATTCCTCAAGGCCTATAACGGGGAACATAAATGTTGTGTTGGTTATAGTGATGGAACAAAGGCTGATCCGGTTACGCGCGAACTTAtcaagagtttgatatttgagaAGATTGAACAGAATCCCAACAAGAAAGCcagggatattgttagagaactcAAAAGTGATTATGGGTTGGAAGTGAGCTACGATCAGGCGCATGCCGGGAAAGAATTATGTTTCAAGGAATTGTATGGCGAGGACATTAAATCATACACTGACTTGAGATGGTGGTGTGAAGCCGTGAAGAAACACGATCTAGGTAGTAGGGTTGATTTAGTTGTTGAAGGTGGCGAGTTTAAGAGTTTGTTCTTAGCCTTCGATGCTTGCATCTCTGGTTTAGAATATTTTCGCCG GGGTTGTCTTATGGCGTCTACCGGGAAGAATGCGAATAATG GAATATTTCCTCTGGCATATGGTATCGTATCATCTGAAACTGTTGAGAATTGGCATTGgttcttgaagaaactagaatctatCTTGGGTCCTCGTGTACTAACTTTTATTTCGGATCGCCATGAGGGTTTGATCCAAGGGATTCGTGATGTTTTCCCAACTTTCTATCATGCTTGGTGTTACCAGCATTTGAAGAATAATGTCCGCAGTAAGACCAACAAGAAAAAGGGAGAGCATTGTGCTGCGATGG AGTCCTTTAACTcttggatcaaggaagcaaaaggtATGCCTATTGCAACACTTGTTAACTGGATCAGACTTAAAATTATCGAACAAATGAGTACAATGAAGAGGAAGGGGGCGACGTATAAAGGATTCATTTGTACCAGGCTAGAGAAAAAAGTGTTGGCTTCCATTCGTGCTGGTGTCCAGTGGAGAATAACCAAGTCTGGTGACATGGAGTGGGAAGTTGTTGATGGAAAGCACACGCATGCTGTTAATATTGCGAAGTTTCAGTGCAGCTGTAGGGTTTGGTTTACTGAGCAGTTCCCTTGTGATCACGCTATTGCGTGTATGCATTCAAATAACATCAATGTTTACGAGTATATTAATCCGTATTTCAACATTGCTAGCTTCCGTGCTTCGTATGATCGTCCTATCAAGACCATTCCTGATTATGACAAGCCTATTGATGTTGCTGCTGGAGATCTCGTGAACCCACCAACTGTCGCaggaaaaaaacatggtaggCCGAAGAAGAAGCGGATTCCTAACACAGGTAGTGCAAGTTTCAAGAGACCAATTACGTGCGGTAACTGCCATACTCAGGCACATCATAACAAGACGACGTGTCCTCATCCTCCTGCGAAAAAGCAACGTTAA
- the LOC113340657 gene encoding uncharacterized protein LOC113340657, protein MAKSICFLVMIMMIASMVVDARHLLANTGGLGDTTGGLLGNTNPGGFFGNSNTGGTNLFGDSNTGGVNVLGGSNTKGVNVLGNSNTGGLNLLGNSNTGGVAALGNSNTGGLSGLVNSNTGGLNLPAVGGITVPHV, encoded by the exons ATGGCTAAGAGTATTTGTTttcttgttatgataatgatgataGCATCAATGGTTGTTGACGCT AGGCATTTGTTAGCTAACACTGGTGGCCTTGGGGATACCACTGGTGGCTTGCTTGGAAATACCAACCCAGGTGGCTTCTTCGGGAACAGCAACACCGGTGGCACTAATTTGTTCGGAGACAGCAACACAGGTGGTGTAAACGTACTTGGAGGAAGCAATACAAAGGGGGTGAATGTGCTGGGGAACAGCAACACTGGAGGCTTAAATCTGCTCGGAAATAGCAACACGGGTGGCGTAGCTGCACTCGGTAACAGCAACACAGGTGGTCTAAGTGGACTTGTGAACAGTAACACCGGTGGCCTAAATTTGCCTGCAGTAGGTGGCATAACTGTGCCCCATGTGTAA